The following are encoded in a window of Deinococcus aerophilus genomic DNA:
- a CDS encoding acylphosphatase has product MRLTALVIGHVQGVGYRRYVQRYARDLKLQGYAENLLDGRVEVVAEGEQADLDRLLHWLRRGPPHARVQEVQTQHSEATGLRDFHIY; this is encoded by the coding sequence ATGCGTCTGACCGCCCTTGTGATCGGCCACGTGCAGGGGGTTGGCTACCGCCGGTACGTTCAGAGATACGCCCGAGACCTGAAGCTGCAGGGCTACGCCGAGAACCTGCTTGATGGCCGGGTGGAGGTGGTCGCCGAGGGCGAACAGGCCGACCTCGACCGCCTGCTGCACTGGCTGCGGCGCGGGCCACCCCACGCCCGCGTTCAGGAGGTCCAGACCCAGCACAGCGAGGCGACCGGGCTGCGCGACTTTCATATCTATTAG